The genome window CGTCTTCCCTTACTTCCTTTGGGATTGGGCATTggttttgggaaggaggccatggTCCTTCAGTTTCTGTTAGTTCAATTTTTAATCCATACCTTCCCACGATGTCCAAGGACATGATAGCCCAACATATATAACACTCAAACCTGGGAGGACTAACCCCGGGCTTGATCCCTTTAATGGCATCTACTTCCCATCCTACACCCCGTACCCCAACAGGGGTGTTCATTTCACATTGAATCCATCATTTCCTGTTGCACATATCTACGAAACATCCAATTAAAGACAGGCAACCTTATATGTTATAAGAGACTCCTTTTACACATTGACAGTTAGCTAATTTAATCGATTTGTCTTCATCCTCAAGTGTGAGTTGGTCAAATTCTTGCCACCTGCGTCCTTCATCTCCTCCTACCCCTGagaagtttttttgtttctttttctgatgtgGTAGTTCAGTAGCTAAGGTAAGCAACGATCCagtattaattaaaaacataGTCCCTGACATATTCAGAAACGCGCTCTGGATCTCTGGCTGTCCTGTGGCAGGGTTGAGTTTGATATTAATGCTTAACCAACCCCCTGTGGCAGGCCATACTAACAAAGGGATAATTGGGTCATTGCTGCTGCTTCCTTAGACCTCAGGGGTTCAGCTGAGAAGGTCAGATCCCAGAACACTTAAAGCACCTTTCTCTAAATGGAAAATTCTTGAATTTCCACTCACTTTGGGCATTTCCAACCATCCTTGCCTAATTGTGACCTGCGTTTAATAGACTGAGTTTGTTCCCCATGACAGTGTGTCAAAAGTGATGTAAGGAACTCggctgcctcctccagctgctccagcccaggaCCTCTCTGGCCTGGTGGctggtgcccagcctggggagccagggcctctgcccaggctgagggacgCGGCAGTGGCTATCCTGTTTGCAGGTTCAACCAGTAGCGAAACTGAGCACGGATCAGACACATGGACAAACGGACACAGACACAGAGGACGCTGACATGACCGGTCACACGCACTGCCACAGGCAGAGcactgccttcagcagcacctaGAGGTGCAGGACTCGCATAAACATACACACGGGCAGCCAAGTCCCTTCCTCCTCTGGGGCCGGCGGAGACAGGAAGCCACTAGCGCGGGCACACACGACACTCTCCAGGTCCACAAGCACATGGACATTTGCGCATCCCTCGAGCACCAGCGTGGCCTCTCTGCCTGCCTGACAcccctgcccaggccctgggcCCCTCAGCTGCCCACAGGTCCCTGGCTCCCCACATTTACATGATCCTCTGGGTGTATCAGCATGGGCCCCCCACTCAACTGATACCCCATCCTGGACCTGAGGCCCCCCAACTCGCAAATTCCAGTTTTGCCAGTGAGTGCACACGCACACCCCACGCACACTCAACGCACACCAGATCTGGGGAAGATACAGACACACGTGTCCCCCTGTCAGCGGGGACCTGACCCACAGTCctactccagctgctgctgccgagCCCCTCACTCACGCCACTCCCCCAGCAGCTAGTTCTGGGAACATGCGCCGTTCCCACCCCAATGGCCGGGAGTTAAAGACCCCCACTGGCTCCACCAGCTGGCACCACCGACCAGGGCACCCACCCCGGCCTGACTCCAGTAGCTGTCACCAGATTCCACCCATGCACACACAGGTCTCACCAGCAGCTGGCACATGGTACGAGCAGCACCCCCAGACATAGGGTAAAGCGAGATTACACAGAGAGAGAGTTATTAAAAGACTCAATAAGAAGATCTGAGGTGACAGAAGAGGCTGCAGTGACCAGGCACAGGGCTCAGCCAGACAAGCGTACTCACCAGCCTCGTCAGGATTTCTGTctacaaactttttctttttcctcattaacTCAGTTTTGCAAAGCCTTTGGTCAGACAATTTGACTTCAAAGAATAAACAGTCACAGCATGTATTAAGGGTTTAAAAGATGGAAAAACCAAAGACTTTGAGTTTGAGATTAATTCTGAAAGTGGTGGGAAGCCACTGATGAGTCCTGCAAGGATCTTCTTCCATGGGCTGTGGTGTTAAACATATTCATAAACGATCTTGACATGGAGTGAAGAgggaaacagcaacaacaaaaaacccctaatgAGTAAGCTTTTCAGGCCTGTAAAAACAAAGGCTGGTAATAAAACAATATAGAAGACCTTCACAAAACTTGCTGACTGCACTTGGCAAATGAAATGTAATGCAGATAAATGGAAAGGCAAATGTTTGCTTTATCTTGGTTATAAGCAAGGGATAAAAAAAGGTGAGTTCTCCAATGAAGTTTACTACCTGATATTTACTTATAACCTGAAAGATGTTAAGGTGTAGTTTTTAAACACTTACACCAAGACTATTTTGTGGATGTAGACTTTGTGCACTTAGGTTTTATAGCTAGCTTATGCATGAACTCATAGGTGCACACAGATCATCAAGATCTCAAGATCTCACAGATGAAGGCCTTGTTCCTGGGGAAATATTGACAAAGCTTTCCCTTGGCCATTCTTTATGCTGTCTTCAGGCAATTCTCGTTCTCAAGTTAATGGTCACTAATTGTTTTGTGACATTTTGGAAGGTaagaaatctggaaaaaacaACCCAGCGCAGAACAACGATCTGTCCGATGGAAGAAAATGAGGCAGCGGTTTCCTGGCAGATGGAGCACCTCACCAAAAGACCAAAGAGGGAAGATCTCCTGACATTCTACTTTCGTatgcaggatgcaaaaaaaaaaaaaaaaaaaaaaaagctgttcccctgaaaaccagcaaaaccagcaaagcaACATTTTTACTCTACCATGTCCTGACTCCTTGAGGAGAGGTAACAGGAAAATTCCGTATGCGGGCTCCCGTCATTTTGGAAACTAGATTCAATTTCCAAGTACTTGGCAGATTAGGCTAGCAggttaaaaaggggaaaataagggAGGCTGCTTTACACCTGAAATGCAATGGGAGTCTGCTTGCTTTGCCTGCGTGGAGCAATACGGACTGCCGCAATGACTACCTGACCTCAGGCACAGCAGAAGAGAAGCTCCGGGGAAAGTTTCTGTGTTCTTTTGCAGGTTTGTGTGACAGAGGAACTGTTTGTATTCACTAGTGGAGAGGTTACACAAGCAGAGAATGGCTGTCTACCTTAAGTAGGcaattgctgtttttcttctaattggTTTTACAGCAATGTAGGGGAAATAAGACTACTCACCAAATCTATTAAATGGACATTTTCAAGGTGGAAGGAAGGGAAGGTCACTCTGTTTGTATAAACCTTCTCATCTTCACTCTGGTAATCCTGTTGTGCTCAATGGACATGCTACAACGTGTATTTTGCGGTCTTATGCAATGTTGTAAgtactgctttctctttccccaggACGGGGGTATTACAGCAGCTAGAGAGCTATTGCTGGCTTTTGCTTACGAAAGTATGCAGAAACGACACACCAAACTGCTGTTTCAGATAAATGTTATGAACTGAGAGGTTATTAGCAGCACCACCTGGGACTTCGACCAGAGTGGATCAGGTTGGTATTTTGCTACTTCTCTTCTTACACCTTTTGGTTTTCTTGGTTGGTAGGATTACGGCATGAGAAGGAAATTAATCTCATTTCTTATCACGTTTTGTTCACATCTTCCATACTGTTGCTTCTTCACCGAAGGCTGGAATTGCAATGTGAGGGTAGTACATAGCTATATACCTAGCCCTGTGTGCTGAAAACCATCGCTCAGCACTTACTGATTGTTAGGTTTTTCGTCGTCCCTGAGCCAGTGGTTCATGTTGAAACAGTCTACGCTGGTCTACTGCACTAATTGCAATCAGTTTAGCTTCTCTGCAAGTTCAGGGCTCCGCATGTTCAGTTAGCTCTCATTGCTAAACTTGGTGAGATACTGAgcataaaagaaagcaaacctaACGGCTcttgggcagggagaggaggggagggaaaagagaagttGCAGTTTCTAAGGCAGGATGTATTGACGGGGTCCCTAGTCTGGCTTCTGCTCTGTACTGACCTCAGATCCTGCCCACCCAAGGCTGTCCGTACTGGCCCAGGTAGCTCTGCTCATCATCTTCAGGTGTTGGAAGGAGATGCAGAGACACAGaaagaacagcagaagaaaaaagcctttgtTAGAATGTAAAAGCCACAGGTATGCCAGTATAGTGCTTATCAAAAAGGTCCTAGGCATAAATTAAAatctggaaaatgaaataaattcaaTTCTGGAAAAGTATGGCCCTTGTGTATTTTCCCTTTGATCCAGCCTTCCAATACAAATCTCCAGATCTTCAAGGATACTCACTCACATAAGTCAGaggtaaaaaattatttaatatacaCCCAAAGTTTGTTTCTGGTATGCCTACAAATATATGACAAACACCTGAGAAAAACtagtgtttgtttatttacatgACTTACAAGTACCTATCTAAAATGAGTCATTTCTTCATTTCAACCAGTATGGCTTTGTGTATCTAAGACTCCATttcaataatataaaaatatattgaataaaTCATTCAATATTTAGTGGACAGTCTTTAAGTATACAAAATCTGAAACTTTTGCTTTCAGCAATTAAAGACGTTACTTGTTATTTGCTATACTTAGTTGAGCTATcagtcattaaaaacattttgtttgcttttttttcttgtttttttcactGGAATGAGTATTGCCAGTATTATCCTTTGTACAATTGCCAACCAGATTATTTGAATGAGTGCCTCTTACACCTTACCAGATGTAAGTACGTTGATGAAGTCCATGATTTTTCGTTTTCAagctcttttatttctctgtatctCTATAGATACAGAAGTGAAAATTCTCCCCAGtccaaaagcagttttaaaaaatgtctgcATTATTTCTGTCACGGAAATGCCTTCCTATTCTGCAAGGCAAATGTTCTTGGAAAACACCGACTTCCTACAACTACAAAAAGGGTATTCTCTTCTTGCAGGCAGAGAGAACTGGAATGTATGCATCAGGGCACATGCTGCATGTTCTACGCCAACGTCTGTTGACTGGTCTCAAAGCTCTGAAGCTTAAAACAAGGCCATAAATTCAGTAGCAGTGTATCCACTCCCAGTTCAATGATGCAAGAATGAAACCTACCTAAATTTTGGCATGGGGGACACTGAACAAAAGAGAGAACAATGGGTGAGCTCAGCTCCTTCCGTTGCAGGGCACCAAAGCCTGTCCCCATGGGATCCTGTGATATCCCTTCTGCTCTTGAATCCATTTTGCAGGTCTTCCTTTTGCCCTTCATTTTcctaaaatgagaaattttcaGAGACATTGCTCTCGGAAGTCCTGTTCTTTCAGCTGTGTCCATAAGAAGCTGTCTGGAGAGTCAGTCATTCTTGCCATGTTACTGGTTGATGTTCTGGACATGAAAGAACAGGACAGTGCAATTGTTGAAATACCTATAAATAAAGTTATAGTGCTTTAGCAACAGACATTGCCTGTGGATCCACTCTCTTTAGGGAACTTACCATCAGAACATTTGCCCGTTTGGGTTACTTTTCAGCACTTCCCATTataatcaaaaattaaaataaaaatacttagtttTTACTAAGGGAAGTTGTTCCATAGTTCtctaaaaaaaaaggtattttttgtctttttaggcTGCAGTTGGAAGTATACTTCTCAGAATTATTTTAGATTAAatcttttaagcatttttctttgactGGTTTACATTCCCCTTGAGCATTTGGAGCTCACAGGTTGCCTCCCATGCCTTAGTTCCCACGATACAATGACTCCAATGTAAATTGGGGAAATAACTGCAATTGCAACtctgttgctgcttttatttgctcTGAAGGCAAAAGTAAATACTATTAAGGCATTATGTAACAACAACTAATCTAAGCTGTCACACTTCTAATGACAGTTTTTATATCTGTTTTATCAAGTCACTCACTTTCTACTAGTCCTGTTTGCATCTCCAAAACTGGCAATGctcacagcaaaaaaataaaataaaactgagctGTCTGTGCTGCAAACTGTTAAAATATCAGGACTGATCTCGCTCTCGCACAAATCTCTCTCCCAGCTTTATTCTTCTGCCCACCAGCTTGCTATAGTAAGGCACGAGAAGTCAAACCACATAAATGGAATgtactgtatttcaaaatgtgtttttctcatgAACATATACCATTCATCTGTTCCTTCCTTAGAGCCTCTCTTGGAAACATTGATGAGAATCAATTAGGAAAGCATCAGCAGCTAGAAGTCAGTTTAAGAAGCTAACAAAAACAGAATTAGAAATCAATTAAATATGTTTTATGGAATTATTCACCTTATTGACAGaccaagaaaagaagcaaaagcttAGGTTGGCTGCAACAATTTCAGGATTTATCTTTCTGCACGTCATTGATGTTAGTTTATTAATCATCATCCCTAACAACAATTTTTGGGGGTTCAAAATGTGTTGGCGAACTGCAGCTAAAAACAGTCTCCCTGTGCTTGCTGTCCTCAGGAAACCCTGACAAGCATGAACATATCAAACGCCTCAGGCATTCTGCTTATTATCAGCACAATTGTCTATCCTTATAAATTCATAAGTAAGTGGTTTACTTCACGTGCACTTACTAGATACACTGACATGAGTTAGCCTGTATTGCACAGTACCTGCAACCACTCACTCAGGGGTAGTATCAGTAGCTTCATATCACACtgcagcaaacaaaataaaaatgcttaaatGCAGAGCTCCTTTTCTGTATTAGGGAGTCTGGcaaaaatttttagaaaacaagtTTTATGTTTAATCAGCTGACaagtagacttttttttcccctctgtgattttttcctatttcattcCCTAATTACTGGTAAGACCAGACAGGTAAAAAGCTATTTAAAGTTCCCATGGGCTGCCTCATAAGAAAAACTGATGAGTCCTGCATCTTCCCAAACCAGACAATTATCTGTCACAGTTAGGTAACAGAACTGAAGTGGATTCACATTTGGTTTAGATTACCTACTACATCCTTTGGTAACGCTGACTTGTTTTTGATCATTTGTTTTCGTTAAATTTGATcatttgttttgagtttttttttttttttttttaaccttatcaGAATACACCTTTCTTAAATTTAGTGCTGCTGGTGGTTCAAATGCAGTGAGGGATGAcagtttggttttgggttttttttgattctttCCTTTCACAGTGGCAATGCTCATAGTTCTTTGCTTTTTGGTACAGAAGTTCCAGGTTACATATCCTCTACCTGGAGCTCTGCTCTTTGCTACTGTAGGTAGAACATTTATAAAGCATACTATTTTTCATAAGAGTAAGACATTATCTTGCTCCAAACTCTTCTTTTGCTTAACATTTCAAGCTACATATCCAACACAAGCCCACAGTCCCCTGTTTCAGTATGATCTGCTGTTTGACACAGGAGGGTGCCGAGACCTGCATATCAGCAGGTCATTCTGTGAAACAAACTTCAAACCACAAACCATACATTGGTATTTCTCTAAATTGTCCCTTTTCTATTATGGTTTATTGAGAAATAAGGTAAGTGGCAAGCAGATACTTTTGATTTGGCGTAAATTGCAGAAACTCAAAAAAGCAACGCTGAATGTTAAGCgttgttttcttccctcttcctacGACGATTTGACAAGGAAAGCAGCTGAGCTTGAAAGTCAGCCCACAGAACAGCAAAGCTCCATGGATTATGCCGAGGCAGCACAGAGACTTCACAGCGATCCCAAGTGAAAATCTTGTGGActgcagagaaaggaaggaaaacatttgaGTGGAGGGAGTAACTCTGGTTACTGTAGATACCTTTTAAGggtcattatttttactttcttatggttgttaatttaataaagataaatcagcaaaaaagaaatgtggaggaagtgaaaggagagaaaacagaggaaggTCAGGAGTGAGGTCACCTTGGGATTACTTACTGCAACACACTGAACATGGGCACACATCTCATGTATGAGGCAACTGAGGTTACTTAAGATTTAACTCTGTATTAGCAATATACTGCTGATTTCTGAGCATTTCAAACTACTGACAGTATCCCTTAAATTTAGCACCTGCTCCCTCATGGTTGACTATTCTTACTTGGATTTGAAGAGGCTGCAGATCGAAACAAATATATCTGGTTCTTCCTGTCACGGGTCCCACTGTTTTAAAAGTTGTCAATACCTGAGagtttcaaaatatatttcatcTTAAATCAAAGCTTTTAATCAAGTTAAAACATAAGCCTAATGCAACTTTTATAGACTTTCATACAATATACTAAAGTTGATTTGGGGCTTCTGGATGCTATGGTCacaagtaaatgtaaattataaGGCCACTTACAGCTCTCATCCTTCACAGCCAGCAGGAACCCCTAACCCCAAGGAATTCAGGCCATACAAGCACATGTCATAGTGTTTGGAGCAGACTGGCTTGTAAAACTTTTAGTGCAGAAAAAGTCAATGTTGGTATTTTAGCATGTagcttttttcccagttttgctttttaagtattttcattgCTATACTGAGACTGTTAATATATAAAATTAGTCTTTATTTCTCTTAGCAAATGCTTTTTCCATTTGAATTgcttgaggatttttttcttaccatcactgattgcaaacactgaaaaaaacaatttaaaaatcaactttAAGAGACCAAGCTAACATATACACAAATAGTAAAAATGTGAAACTCAAATCATAGGTCAAGGTTAGCTTGCTCAGGACATGAAGATACATTTCTGCCATGAGGATGCCAGGATGGCAAAGCCAAATAACATTAGTTTTTGAATCTGCATccagttttccaagaaatttaTCCCCCTATATAAGCAAAGTTTAGCAGGAAGCTACAGACACGGGTCCACGTTTTAGATTGACCTAAACAAGATTCCCTTAAAACGTGACTGCTAAATAGAGCACCACCTTGTGGATAATAGATtttagtctgaagaaaagaaatctaaCTAGATTACTCCTCTCCAGTGTAACAGTAAACTGCTAACTGCATCACTGACCAAGTTTAGTGTTTATTTGAAGCTAGTCTTAAATTATTTAAGGAGTAAATAAAAACTGCTGCCACAGTTAACTAAGTTAAACAAGTATATAAAGTGCTGGATGATCAAGAGTATgtcttttaacttcttttctgaaaaataagttaGAAAATAAGAACACTAAAAGCAACTTTCAGAAGTCATTTGCTCACCAAAGTCGAAGATGTGACACTTGTGGTTTTGTCCCAAAAGGAGCAATAATGTCTGAAGAACAGAGCACAGGAATGACGcatcaaatggaaagaaaacttcCATTTTAGAGTTctgatataatttaaaataaataaataccgtAATCTGTaaagtaaaatgagatttttataattttttaagtgtCTTGTATGGGGTTCACAGAGCTGAGAACACACCCAAAATAACTCGTCCAAagtattcctttaaaaattataaattattggTAACAGTTTCTTTAATGGAGATTGCAGGAGTAGGTCCTACATGAGTCCATATATAGCCCTTCTCCGGTCTTGTAGGAACAGTAGGGAAGGGAGATGATCGAGATTTGAAATATTCCGAAGGTGCATGACACACAAATTCTAAATATTCCATTTTCCTTGGGAGATCTTCTTCTggtcctaggaaaaaaaaaagagaaaacttcaaaGACAAAACTCAAAGGCATAAAACTGGAGGATGTAGGACTTAATATGCAACAGGAGCCAACATTCCTTAGAAAACATGCTTTTTCAATCAATGACTTTCCTGACAAAGTAGCCTCAAATACTAGGCAAGAAACCTCTACCTTTATTTTTGatgggctgatttttttttattttattttatttttcctatttgaaGCATTCAGGTATTTGAGTAAAGTACTTcagttaatatattttaaatagataCTATTTGTGGCCTGCCTGTCAAAGAGACTTTTCTGAATGGTTAATAATTTTATAATCAGTAGCAGAACACTCTCTATGCCAGTGCTCACATGCTATCTATTTTAAGTACCCAAGACAAAGATCATCTAATTCAAGtcactttaaaagaaacagctttgACTGGTATACCAGGTTTATATTGTAATAACTTTGATTCTGCCTATGGAGTAATAATTTGATCTTTAAAGTTGCAAGACTATAATTGTGCCCATAAGCACAAATACTCAGAAAATCACACTCACTGCAGTAGTGCTAatcatattatatatatataagataaataaaaaaggttATTGAAGTAAACAAGATGGTTCCAGAATTAGGGTCTAAAATGTGGAAATTGCATAAGTGATCGTGACGAcctaaaaagttaatttaaaaaaaaagacctaaaaagttaatttaaaaaaaaaagacctaaaaagttaatttaaaaaaaaagacctaaaaagttaatttaaaaaaaaagaccactcTGCATAAGCCTAGGCATAAATAATTAGTTGTATAAAATGAAGGCTTGGAGATTACCTATGATATAGGATGCTGGGTCAAAACAATCTTTGGGGCTGGCTTGCGTAGGAATGAGCCAGGTTAGAGCAGCACTCTTTTCACAGTATTGGTCCTGAATAAACCCGCGGATCTGAGCGTAGTATGTTTTCCCATCCTGCTCATCGACCACTGAAACAACATCTCCAATTTGATAGTACACACCCTGGAAGACATACAAATGATAATTAAAGAATCTGATTTTAGAAGCTTCACTCTGTGATTCCCATTCATCAGTATCTTATGTATCAGTATCTCAAGTTACCCTAATCTTAAAAGACAGCCTTAATTCGGCCACATGCAGAAGAATGGCGGCATAAGGTAGACTGCTCTCTCACCTAAGCAGTCATCAGCACTGTTTGTGCACAATCACCCAACGGTCAAATCAAGGAGTTTGAGTTCAACGTCGAGGAGTCTGAGTACAGTCCCAGAATCACTTTTAAGACTAGGCAGGCAATTCCGCATGGTCTCTGTCTGCCAAATGTCTCAGACGCAACCTGGCCTCAGCTGTCTTCAAAGACACAGCCCCCTCAGCTGCTCTACATCCCCCTCTCCCAGGGCCGCTACACGTCCTGTCTGCAGAATGCTGATGGTCTCATTCTGTCAGAAGCAGGAAAGTGCAACACCaccttctagaaaaaaataactctggTAACTTCCCGGTGTGTGCAGGGAAAGCAGCTTTCTGTGTATGAAGAAGTTCGCTCATTTGAATGCAAGGGAGTCCCAAAACACAGATCCACCTCCTGCCACCTTCCATGGCACTCTGTAACTTGTGAGGCTGCACAGCAACGGCAGTTCACTTCACGTTAtaacagcatggcacagcacaatGCAGTGCCTGCACTATCGACATCAGAGTTTGCCAAGCACCATCCAggagagttttgtttttaaaacagatctAGAAGTcctcaaaaaccccaaacaatcccTGTCTCAACAACACACCAAAGTaccaaaatagaaatattttgcagaaagtgATCAGGTTAAATAAAACTTTTGATAGCATTCCTaggaatttttgaaaaaaaaaaaacaaaccacaaacccaaaaacaCACAAGAAGAGACATGAATTCTCTTCCAAACTAGCCAACAGCAGAGATTCATCTGGGATGTGACATGAAGCACCAGGTCTCTAGAGAGCATATGGAAGCCCAGTCTACCACTTCTCCTCTGGCTGTGCAGTCTCCCAGTGGCTATCCTGACCTTTTCTTTGGgggaaaagacatttcaaatggTTTGTTTGTACTAccgaggaacaaaagcaaaacttccGAACTTCAAAACACTAACACCTTAGCATGCTGGTAAAAATGCTCTCAAGTATGAATGTGAGaagttttgcttctgctttcattGCAACAGTCAACAGATCTTGTTCCCAGGGTGTCTGAGACTGCTTGCACCCAGCTCTGAAATGGGAGCCAGTTTAGATGTTAGGGCAGCGCAACCCATCCCCTCTACTGGCCATATTCTCTGCGCCTAAGGTAGGAATCATCACACAAATTTAAATAATCAGCTATTGTCACTTCTGCTTGACCTCTGCACAGTTAAAGTTGGAAGTTTAAAAACTTTGATTGCAGTAATTACTAAGGAAACCAGACAcatctttttcttggaagaaaaaaatgtgacaacGACAACTATGTAAACTACTGTGGTAAACTACCTTTCAAGACTTAATGGCAATGAC of Rissa tridactyla isolate bRisTri1 chromosome 2, bRisTri1.patW.cur.20221130, whole genome shotgun sequence contains these proteins:
- the LOC128905414 gene encoding uncharacterized protein LOC128905414 isoform X1, translated to MRHSCALFFRHYCSFWDKTTSVTSSTLVLTTFKTVGPVTGRTRYICFDLQPLQIQSTRFSLGIAVKSLCCLGIIHGALLFCGLTFKLSCFPCQIVVGRGKKTTLNIQRCFFEFLQFTPNQKKMKGKRKTCKMDSRAEGISQDPMGTGFGALQRKELSSPIVLSFVQCPPCQNLGRFHSCIIELGVDTLLLNLWPCFKLQSFETSQQTLA
- the GATAD1 gene encoding GATA zinc finger domain-containing protein 1 gives rise to the protein MPLGLKPTCSVCRSTSSSMWKKGGQGEILCNNCTARSAPPGPAAFATTSAAAQHSNGGGGGGKQSKQEIHRRSARLRNTKYKSAPAAEKKVSTKGKGRRHIFKLKNPIKAPESVSTIITAESIFYKGVYYQIGDVVSVVDEQDGKTYYAQIRGFIQDQYCEKSAALTWLIPTQASPKDCFDPASYIIGPEEDLPRKMEYLEFVCHAPSEYFKSRSSPFPTVPTRPEKGYIWTHVGPTPAISIKETVTNNL
- the LOC128905414 gene encoding uncharacterized protein LOC128905414 isoform X2; translated protein: MRHSCALFFRHYCSFWDKTTSVTSSTLVLTTFKTVGPVTGRTRYICFDLQPLQIQSTRFSLGIAVKSLCCLGIIHGALLFCGLTFKLSCFPCQIVVGRGKKTTLNIQRCFFEFLQFTPNQKKMKGKRKTCKMDSRAEGISQDPMGTGFGALQRKELSSPIVLSFVQCPPCQNLDDEQSYLGQYGQPWVGRI